Proteins co-encoded in one Microbacterium hydrocarbonoxydans genomic window:
- the thrB gene encoding homoserine kinase: MAQGRTVEVTVPATSANLGPGFDTLGLALSIYDTLLVTELPAGMLEIDVTGSGASEIPRDESNLIVRTIAHVYADVDRPMPGLRIVAENGVPHGRGLGSSGAAVTAGILAAKGLLEGDVEIGDADMLRLATEIEGHPDNVAPALFGGLTIAWVGERGPQHKKLLVHRGVSPLVLVPSYTMSTSKARSLQPPHVSTEDAVFNVSRSALLIAALMQSPELLLDATADRLHQDYRAEAMPETQRLVQVLRSAGFAAVVSGAGPSVLVLADGPGSRQDAVELAEATTDTPWEALLLAVDVRGGTVGNRAEGST, encoded by the coding sequence ATGGCACAAGGGCGCACGGTCGAGGTGACCGTGCCGGCGACCAGTGCCAACCTCGGCCCCGGGTTCGACACCCTCGGTCTCGCTCTCAGCATCTACGACACGCTGCTCGTGACCGAGCTCCCCGCGGGAATGCTCGAGATCGACGTCACCGGCTCCGGCGCGAGCGAGATCCCGAGAGACGAGTCGAACCTCATCGTGCGTACGATCGCGCACGTCTACGCCGATGTGGATCGCCCGATGCCGGGTCTGCGGATCGTCGCGGAGAACGGCGTGCCGCACGGGCGCGGACTCGGATCGTCCGGGGCCGCCGTGACCGCCGGGATCCTGGCGGCCAAGGGCCTGCTCGAGGGCGACGTCGAGATCGGCGACGCCGACATGCTGCGGCTCGCCACCGAGATCGAGGGGCATCCCGACAACGTGGCGCCCGCCCTCTTCGGCGGTCTCACGATCGCCTGGGTGGGGGAGCGCGGGCCCCAGCACAAGAAGCTGCTCGTGCACCGCGGCGTGTCTCCGCTCGTGCTCGTGCCCTCCTACACGATGTCGACCTCGAAGGCGCGCTCGTTGCAGCCGCCCCACGTCTCGACGGAAGACGCGGTCTTCAACGTCTCCCGATCCGCTCTGCTGATCGCGGCTCTGATGCAGAGCCCGGAGCTGCTGCTCGACGCGACGGCCGACCGGCTCCACCAGGACTATCGCGCCGAGGCCATGCCCGAGACGCAGCGTCTGGTGCAGGTGCTCCGCAGTGCAGGGTTCGCAGCGGTCGTGTCGGGCGCAGGGCCCAGCGTGCTGGTGCTGGCAGACGGACCCGGCAGTCGTCAGGATGCCGTCGAACTCGCCGAGGCCACGACCGACACCCCGTGGGAAGCTCTGCTGCTCGCAGTCGACGTGCGTGGTGGTACAGTGGGGAACCGAGCGGAGGGCTCCACGTAA
- the argS gene encoding arginine--tRNA ligase, which produces MNPETLAEALLAVLAPIAEERRPGEPLAVTASDIVFERPRNRDHGDWASNIAMRLAKPFGTNPRELAQQIADGLAQVDGVQSAEVAGPGFINIRLDAAAAGALAKVIVEAGAKYGHNDTQAGHSINIEFVSANPTGPLHIGHTRWAALGDAIARVLSASGATVAREYYINDAGVQMERFANSVLAAVKGEPTPEGGYAGSYIGDLAARVLAARPDLLELTADEQVVVTRELAYGFQLEEQKQSLSKFNVDFDVWFSERTLHAADADGVSFVDRAVDRLREQGHVFDDEGAVWVRTTDFGDDKDRVIRRSNGEYTYFAADAAYYLNKGDRGFEYKLYLLGADHHGYVHRLKAIAGAAGEDPEKNVEVLIGQLVSVGGARLSKRAGNIIEMDDLREWLGTDALRYSLERSPADSPLALDPELLQKRTNDNPVFYVQYAHARTHNVARNAAESGVDRSEFAPETLTHETEAALLGALQEFPRIVAFAAEVREPHRVARYLEELAGLYHRWYDNCRVIPQGDDPVETVHRTRLWLNDASGQVFRNGLDLLGVSAPERM; this is translated from the coding sequence ATGAACCCTGAAACGCTCGCCGAAGCCCTCCTCGCCGTTCTCGCACCGATCGCCGAGGAACGTCGTCCCGGCGAGCCGCTCGCCGTCACCGCGTCCGACATCGTCTTCGAGCGTCCGCGCAACCGCGACCACGGCGACTGGGCCTCCAACATCGCGATGCGCCTGGCGAAGCCGTTCGGCACGAACCCGCGTGAGCTCGCGCAGCAGATCGCCGACGGCCTCGCACAGGTCGACGGCGTGCAGAGCGCCGAGGTCGCGGGTCCGGGGTTCATCAACATCCGTCTGGATGCCGCCGCCGCAGGCGCACTGGCGAAGGTCATCGTCGAGGCCGGGGCGAAGTACGGCCACAACGACACGCAGGCTGGTCACAGTATCAACATCGAGTTCGTGAGTGCGAACCCGACCGGACCTCTGCACATCGGCCACACGCGCTGGGCGGCTCTCGGCGATGCGATCGCGCGCGTGCTGTCGGCATCCGGCGCGACCGTCGCGAGGGAGTACTACATCAACGATGCCGGCGTGCAGATGGAGCGCTTCGCGAACTCCGTTCTGGCCGCCGTCAAGGGCGAACCCACCCCGGAAGGCGGATACGCCGGCAGCTACATCGGGGATCTCGCCGCCCGCGTTCTCGCCGCGCGGCCTGATCTGCTCGAGCTCACCGCCGACGAGCAGGTGGTGGTCACGCGCGAGCTCGCCTACGGCTTCCAGCTCGAAGAACAGAAGCAGTCGCTCTCGAAGTTCAACGTCGACTTCGACGTGTGGTTCTCAGAGCGCACGCTGCACGCCGCAGATGCTGACGGTGTCAGCTTCGTCGACCGCGCCGTCGACCGCCTGCGCGAGCAGGGCCACGTCTTCGACGACGAGGGCGCCGTCTGGGTGCGCACGACCGACTTCGGAGACGACAAGGATCGCGTGATCCGTCGTTCCAACGGCGAGTACACCTACTTCGCCGCCGACGCTGCCTACTACCTCAACAAGGGAGACCGCGGCTTCGAGTACAAGCTCTACCTCCTGGGAGCAGATCACCACGGCTACGTGCACCGCCTCAAGGCGATCGCAGGTGCTGCGGGCGAAGACCCCGAGAAGAACGTCGAAGTGCTGATCGGCCAGCTCGTCTCGGTCGGCGGGGCACGACTCAGCAAGCGCGCAGGCAACATCATCGAGATGGACGACCTGCGCGAATGGCTCGGCACCGACGCGCTGCGGTACTCGCTGGAGCGCTCGCCTGCGGATTCTCCGCTCGCCCTCGATCCCGAGCTGCTGCAGAAGCGCACGAACGACAACCCCGTCTTCTACGTGCAGTACGCCCACGCGCGCACGCACAACGTGGCGCGCAACGCCGCTGAGTCCGGGGTCGACCGCTCCGAGTTCGCCCCCGAGACGCTCACGCACGAGACCGAGGCCGCCCTTCTCGGCGCTCTGCAGGAGTTCCCCCGTATCGTCGCGTTCGCGGCCGAGGTGCGCGAGCCGCACCGCGTCGCTCGCTACCTCGAAGAGCTCGCGGGTCTGTATCACCGCTGGTACGACAACTGCCGAGTGATCCCGCAGGGCGACGACCCCGTCGAGACCGTGCACCGCACGCGCCTGTGGCTCAACGACGCCTCGGGCCAGGTCTTCCGCAACGGCCTCGACCTTCTCGGAGTGTCCGCGCCCGAGCGCATGTAG
- the rho gene encoding transcription termination factor Rho, with the protein MENFSETQNDQAAPAADAPAKSVSSDSASGAAVAEKAPPRKRAPRRATTATAAAKAEKATAEAESAPAAAEKPASDAPAAESADAPKAKAPRRSRAKKADAEAPAASAEAAPATSAADAPAGPSASAANEGAESSDEPKKPSRGRRTAKKPAAEAENSGAENSGADKSGADKQGTDKPAADKPATEAAADDAQASNRSSDAAGDSADGDDQGGRGRNRSRSRNRGRGQNGNAQAQPEQQPSAPSDDDQSAGNGRNRQRNKRRGAAPTDEFDTEIGEDDVLIPIAGILDVLDNYAFVRTTGYLAGPSDVYVSLGQVKKYNLRKGDAIVGSIKQPREGDQQGRQKYNALVKVDSINGLSIDDAATRVEFGKLTPLYPQERLRLETAPEKLTQRIIDLVAPIGKGQRGLIVAPPKAGKTIVLQQIANAIAQNNPEVHLMVVLVDERPEEVTDMERTVKGEVIASTFDRPAEDHTTVAELAIERAKRLVELGRDVVVLLDSITRLGRAYNLAAPASGRVLSGGVDASALYPPKRFFGAARNIENGGSLTILATALVETGSKMDEVIFEEFKGTGNSELRLSRQLADKRIFPAVDVNASSTRREEMLLSADEVKITWKLRRALAGLDQQQALEVVLGKLKETHSNVEFLVQMQKSIPTLPAGGHGHDSNIR; encoded by the coding sequence GTGGAGAATTTCTCCGAGACCCAGAACGACCAGGCGGCACCCGCCGCCGATGCTCCGGCGAAGTCCGTGAGCTCCGACTCCGCATCCGGCGCCGCTGTGGCCGAGAAGGCACCGCCGCGCAAGCGCGCGCCGCGTCGGGCGACCACCGCCACCGCAGCAGCCAAGGCCGAGAAGGCGACGGCTGAGGCCGAGTCCGCTCCTGCCGCGGCAGAGAAGCCGGCGAGCGACGCACCCGCCGCAGAGTCGGCAGATGCGCCGAAGGCCAAGGCCCCGCGTCGCAGCCGGGCCAAGAAGGCCGATGCCGAGGCTCCGGCCGCATCCGCCGAGGCCGCACCGGCGACGAGCGCCGCTGACGCGCCCGCTGGTCCGAGCGCGTCGGCCGCCAACGAGGGCGCCGAGTCCTCTGATGAGCCCAAGAAGCCGAGTCGCGGCCGCCGCACGGCCAAGAAGCCTGCCGCCGAGGCCGAGAACTCCGGTGCCGAGAACTCCGGTGCCGACAAGTCCGGTGCCGACAAGCAGGGCACCGACAAGCCTGCCGCAGACAAGCCCGCGACCGAGGCCGCCGCCGATGACGCGCAGGCATCCAACCGCAGCTCCGACGCCGCCGGCGACTCGGCCGACGGCGATGACCAGGGCGGTCGCGGTCGCAACCGCAGCCGCAGCCGCAACCGCGGTCGCGGTCAGAACGGCAATGCGCAGGCGCAGCCCGAACAGCAGCCGAGCGCTCCGTCCGACGACGACCAGTCCGCGGGCAACGGTCGCAACCGTCAGCGCAACAAGCGTCGCGGCGCAGCCCCGACCGACGAGTTCGACACCGAGATCGGCGAGGACGACGTCCTGATCCCGATCGCCGGCATCCTCGACGTGCTCGACAACTACGCGTTCGTCCGCACGACCGGATACCTCGCGGGCCCGAGCGACGTCTACGTGTCGCTGGGACAGGTGAAGAAGTACAACCTCCGCAAGGGCGACGCGATCGTCGGCTCCATCAAGCAGCCGCGTGAAGGCGACCAGCAGGGGCGTCAGAAGTACAACGCGCTGGTGAAGGTCGACTCCATCAACGGCCTCTCGATCGACGACGCGGCGACCCGCGTCGAGTTCGGCAAGCTCACCCCGCTCTACCCGCAGGAGCGCCTGCGTCTCGAGACCGCACCCGAGAAGCTGACCCAGCGGATCATCGACCTCGTGGCACCGATCGGCAAGGGCCAGCGCGGCCTGATCGTCGCACCGCCCAAGGCCGGCAAGACGATCGTGCTGCAGCAGATCGCGAACGCGATCGCGCAGAACAACCCCGAGGTCCACCTCATGGTCGTGCTCGTCGACGAGCGCCCCGAAGAGGTCACCGACATGGAGCGCACCGTCAAGGGCGAGGTCATCGCCTCGACGTTCGACCGTCCGGCAGAAGACCACACCACGGTCGCCGAACTCGCCATCGAGCGCGCCAAGCGTCTCGTCGAGCTGGGTCGCGACGTCGTCGTGCTGCTCGACTCCATCACCCGCCTCGGCCGTGCATACAACCTCGCGGCTCCGGCCTCGGGTCGCGTGCTCTCGGGCGGTGTCGACGCTTCGGCGCTGTATCCGCCGAAGCGCTTCTTCGGCGCGGCGCGCAACATCGAGAACGGCGGGTCCCTCACGATCCTCGCCACTGCGCTCGTCGAGACCGGCTCCAAGATGGACGAGGTCATCTTCGAGGAGTTCAAGGGCACCGGCAACAGCGAGCTGCGTCTGTCGCGTCAGCTCGCCGACAAGCGCATCTTCCCGGCCGTCGACGTCAACGCGTCGAGCACGCGCCGCGAAGAGATGCTGCTCTCGGCCGACGAGGTCAAGATCACCTGGAAGCTGCGCCGCGCCCTCGCGGGCCTCGACCAGCAGCAGGCGCTCGAGGTCGTGCTCGGCAAGCTCAAGGAGACCCACTCGAACGTGGAGTTCCTCGTGCAGATGCAGAAGTCGATCCCCACGCTGCCTGCCGGCGGTCACGGACACGACAGCAACATCCGCTGA
- a CDS encoding YihY/virulence factor BrkB family protein produces the protein MSTDTPPQKADSPGLIARTSKKAIRWALERRAVRAVLLYTERRGPMLADSVTYRALFSVFAGVLLGFSIAALWLAGNPEAWRAIIDAVQSVVPGLIGDGGVIDPDDLRVPLSLSIAGLVSAVALAGSALSAVGSLRTAVRVISGTAQDDILFIWVMLRNLLLAVGVAVLFVASAGVTFAGRLGITWITGLVGLDADSAVATWGVRIVSLLVVLALNTVLIVGVFRLLSGVAASARSLWTGALIGGVGLLVLQELSSLFVGGATSNPLLASFASLLALLIWLNLSTQVMLVACAYIVTSEEERHDRVHARFGATTFEQRRVQRAEAEVALATATLRSAQQAERAARGVDAPGD, from the coding sequence ATGAGCACAGATACCCCGCCCCAGAAAGCCGACTCCCCTGGCCTGATCGCGAGGACGAGCAAGAAGGCGATCCGCTGGGCGCTCGAGCGTCGGGCCGTGCGCGCCGTGCTGCTCTACACCGAGCGGAGGGGCCCGATGCTCGCCGACAGCGTGACGTATCGCGCACTGTTCAGCGTGTTCGCCGGCGTGCTGTTGGGATTCTCGATCGCGGCGCTCTGGCTGGCGGGCAACCCGGAGGCATGGCGCGCGATCATCGACGCCGTGCAGTCGGTCGTGCCGGGCCTGATCGGCGACGGGGGTGTGATCGACCCCGACGACCTGCGTGTGCCGCTGTCGCTCTCGATCGCCGGCCTCGTCTCGGCGGTCGCCCTCGCGGGTTCCGCCCTCAGCGCGGTGGGCTCCCTGCGCACCGCGGTGCGCGTGATCTCCGGCACTGCTCAGGACGACATCCTCTTCATCTGGGTGATGCTCCGCAACCTCCTTCTCGCCGTGGGGGTCGCGGTGCTGTTCGTCGCCTCAGCCGGTGTGACGTTCGCGGGACGCCTCGGTATCACGTGGATCACCGGGCTCGTCGGACTCGACGCCGACTCGGCGGTGGCCACCTGGGGCGTGAGGATCGTCTCGCTCCTCGTCGTCCTGGCGCTCAACACCGTTCTCATCGTCGGCGTCTTCCGGCTGCTCTCGGGCGTCGCGGCGTCTGCCCGGTCGCTGTGGACTGGAGCACTGATCGGCGGTGTGGGTCTGCTCGTGCTGCAGGAACTCTCGAGCCTCTTCGTCGGAGGCGCCACCAGCAATCCGCTGCTGGCATCGTTCGCCTCGTTGCTCGCCCTCCTCATCTGGCTCAACCTGTCGACCCAGGTGATGCTCGTCGCGTGCGCCTACATCGTCACATCGGAAGAGGAACGTCACGACCGCGTGCACGCCCGGTTCGGCGCGACCACGTTCGAGCAGCGGCGGGTGCAGCGGGCCGAGGCCGAGGTCGCCCTGGCCACCGCGACCCTCAGGTCGGCTCAGCAGGCAGAGCGCGCAGCGCGCGGGGTCGACGCACCCGGCGACTGA
- a CDS encoding homoserine dehydrogenase gives MTTEYRRLRVALLGAGAVGSQVAALLLRHGDELADRAGAELELAGIAVRDLDAPRDTDLPKELFTTDAESLILGSDIVIELIGGIEPARTSILQAIGSGADVVTANKALLATHGPELFEAADRVGASVYYEAAAAGAIPIIRPLRDSLAGDRVVRIMGIVNGTTNYILDRMETEGADFGDVLADAQRLGYAEADPTADVEGFDAAQKAAILASLAFHTAVPLDAVYREGITSVTASMIEEARSAGFVIKLLAVCERIEANGSESISVRVYPALIPNSHPLAAVHGANNAVFVEAEAAGSLMFYGAGAGGVQTASAVLGDVVSAARRHIAGGVGVGESTRANLPVVPIGHVTTRYQITLEVSDSPGVLATVAGLLSDGGVSVATVVQTVEGADETTARLVIGTHRATDEALSATVAALADSSVVERVVSVLRVEGE, from the coding sequence ATGACGACTGAGTACCGACGACTTCGCGTGGCGCTGCTGGGCGCCGGAGCGGTCGGCTCCCAGGTCGCCGCCCTCCTGCTGCGCCACGGCGACGAGCTCGCGGACCGCGCGGGCGCCGAGCTCGAGCTGGCAGGAATCGCGGTACGCGACCTCGACGCCCCTCGCGACACGGATCTGCCGAAGGAGCTCTTCACGACCGACGCGGAGTCGCTGATCCTCGGTTCCGACATCGTCATCGAGCTGATCGGTGGCATCGAGCCGGCGCGCACCAGCATCCTGCAGGCGATCGGCTCCGGTGCCGACGTCGTCACGGCGAACAAGGCGCTGCTCGCCACTCACGGGCCTGAGCTCTTCGAGGCTGCGGATCGTGTCGGTGCATCCGTCTACTACGAAGCCGCCGCGGCGGGAGCGATCCCCATCATCCGCCCGCTGCGCGACTCGCTCGCCGGCGACCGTGTCGTGCGCATCATGGGCATCGTCAACGGCACGACCAACTACATCCTCGACCGCATGGAGACCGAGGGCGCCGACTTCGGCGACGTACTCGCCGACGCGCAGCGACTCGGCTACGCCGAAGCCGACCCGACCGCCGATGTCGAGGGCTTCGACGCGGCGCAGAAGGCGGCGATCCTCGCCAGCCTGGCCTTCCACACCGCCGTTCCGCTCGACGCGGTGTACCGCGAGGGGATCACCTCGGTCACCGCGTCGATGATCGAGGAGGCTCGTTCCGCGGGCTTCGTGATCAAGCTCCTCGCCGTCTGCGAGCGCATCGAGGCGAACGGAAGCGAGTCGATCTCGGTGCGCGTCTACCCGGCGCTCATCCCGAACTCCCACCCGCTCGCAGCCGTGCACGGCGCCAACAACGCGGTGTTCGTCGAGGCGGAGGCTGCAGGCTCGCTCATGTTCTACGGCGCGGGCGCCGGCGGCGTGCAGACGGCTTCGGCGGTCCTCGGCGACGTGGTGTCCGCCGCGCGTCGTCACATCGCCGGGGGAGTCGGCGTCGGCGAGTCGACGCGAGCGAACCTGCCCGTCGTCCCGATCGGCCACGTCACCACTCGCTATCAGATCACTCTCGAGGTCTCCGATTCTCCCGGCGTCCTCGCGACCGTCGCCGGTCTCCTCAGCGACGGCGGCGTGTCTGTCGCGACAGTCGTGCAGACCGTCGAGGGCGCCGACGAGACCACGGCCCGCCTCGTGATCGGCACCCACCGTGCGACCGACGAGGCGCTGAGCGCGACCGTCGCCGCTCTGGCCGACAGCTCTGTCGTCGAGCGCGTGGTCTCCGTGCTGCGCGTGGAAGGCGAGTGA
- a CDS encoding DUF2993 domain-containing protein: protein MSDDNPTLPYPSADSEHPTLVVPGGGGADAATPAPRRRRRWPWVLAIVVVVLAALVIAAEFIARAVLPGVVRSIVIEQLDLPSDQQLEVQADGILLPQLIAGRLDTLHLSTGSVTLEGLTGAVDITAQGVPLRGGDLAGATGTIRVDESQFTTLLADTDLPVDTVAFDAPNATVSGSVSVLGVAIPISLTVEPGVADGDLELTPVGLTVGGLEIDAEQVGSSLGALGANLTQTQRVCIADQLPAGLTLTSLEIDGSAAVIDVDVDGAITTDESLQEPGVCPQR, encoded by the coding sequence ATGAGCGACGACAACCCCACGCTGCCGTATCCCTCGGCCGATTCCGAGCATCCGACGCTCGTGGTCCCCGGTGGCGGGGGAGCGGATGCGGCCACGCCCGCACCGCGCAGACGTCGGCGCTGGCCATGGGTGCTCGCGATCGTGGTCGTGGTGCTGGCGGCGCTCGTGATCGCCGCGGAGTTCATCGCCAGGGCAGTGCTGCCGGGTGTCGTCCGATCGATCGTGATCGAACAGCTCGACCTGCCGAGCGACCAGCAGCTCGAGGTGCAGGCCGACGGCATCCTGCTGCCGCAGCTCATCGCGGGCCGACTGGACACCCTGCACCTCTCCACCGGCTCGGTCACTCTCGAGGGACTCACCGGAGCCGTCGACATCACGGCACAGGGCGTGCCGCTGCGTGGGGGAGACCTCGCGGGAGCGACGGGTACGATCCGCGTCGACGAGTCTCAGTTCACCACGCTGCTCGCCGACACCGATCTCCCCGTCGACACCGTCGCCTTCGACGCTCCGAACGCCACGGTCTCGGGCTCGGTCAGCGTGCTGGGCGTCGCGATCCCGATCTCTCTGACGGTGGAGCCCGGTGTCGCGGACGGCGACCTCGAACTCACCCCGGTGGGGCTCACCGTCGGTGGCCTCGAGATCGACGCCGAACAGGTCGGATCCTCTCTGGGCGCGCTCGGGGCGAACCTCACCCAGACCCAGCGGGTGTGCATCGCGGATCAGCTTCCTGCGGGCCTCACGCTCACGAGTCTCGAGATCGACGGGAGCGCGGCTGTGATCGACGTCGACGTCGACGGCGCGATCACCACCGACGAGAGCCTTCAGGAACCCGGGGTCTGCCCGCAGCGCTGA
- the prfA gene encoding peptide chain release factor 1 produces MFESVQTLIDEHRRVQEELSDPAVHADAARAKRVNRRYAELSRIVAAYEAWSASVDDLEAARELAREDEAFAAEVPGLEDGVQAAQERLRRLLIPRDPDDARDVIMEIKAGEGGAESALFAADLLRMYIQYAASKGWKTELLERNESDLGGYKDVQVAIKGSSTDPAQGVWAHLKYEGGVHRVQRVPATESQGRIHTSTTGVLVFPEVDEPDEIAINQNDLKIDVFRSSGPGGQSVNTTDSAVRITHVPTGIVVSMQNEKSQLQNREAAMRVLRARLLAKQQEELDAAASDARKSQIRGMDRSERIRTYNFPENRIADHRTGFKAYNLDQVMDGALEPIIESAIQADEEARLAAVGSDS; encoded by the coding sequence GTGTTCGAGTCCGTCCAGACTCTGATCGACGAGCACCGCCGGGTGCAGGAGGAACTCTCCGACCCGGCGGTGCACGCCGACGCCGCTCGTGCCAAGCGGGTGAATCGGCGCTATGCCGAGCTCTCCCGCATCGTCGCGGCCTATGAGGCATGGTCGGCGTCCGTCGACGATCTCGAGGCCGCACGAGAGCTGGCACGAGAGGATGAGGCGTTCGCCGCCGAGGTCCCCGGTCTCGAAGACGGCGTGCAGGCGGCGCAGGAGCGCCTGCGGCGGCTGCTCATCCCGCGGGATCCCGACGACGCGCGCGACGTGATCATGGAGATCAAGGCAGGGGAGGGCGGAGCAGAATCCGCGCTGTTCGCCGCCGATCTGCTGCGCATGTACATCCAGTACGCCGCGTCCAAGGGGTGGAAGACCGAGCTGCTCGAGCGCAACGAGTCGGATCTCGGCGGCTACAAAGACGTCCAGGTAGCGATCAAGGGGTCCTCCACCGACCCGGCGCAGGGCGTCTGGGCGCATCTCAAGTACGAAGGAGGCGTGCACCGCGTTCAGCGAGTGCCCGCCACGGAGTCGCAGGGACGCATCCACACCTCCACCACCGGTGTGCTGGTGTTCCCCGAAGTCGACGAACCCGATGAGATCGCGATCAACCAGAACGATCTCAAGATCGACGTCTTCCGCTCGTCCGGCCCCGGCGGGCAGTCGGTGAACACCACGGACTCCGCGGTGCGCATCACGCATGTGCCCACCGGCATCGTCGTGTCCATGCAGAACGAGAAGTCTCAACTGCAGAACCGCGAGGCCGCGATGCGCGTGCTGCGCGCCCGCCTGCTCGCCAAGCAGCAGGAAGAGTTGGATGCCGCGGCATCCGACGCACGCAAGTCGCAGATCCGGGGGATGGACCGTTCGGAGCGCATCCGCACGTACAACTTCCCCGAGAACCGCATCGCCGACCATCGCACGGGATTCAAGGCGTACAACCTCGATCAGGTGATGGACGGGGCGCTCGAGCCCATCATCGAGAGCGCGATCCAGGCCGACGAAGAGGCTCGCCTCGCCGCGGTCGGTTCGGACTCCTGA
- the lysA gene encoding diaminopimelate decarboxylase, producing the protein MLSPVDSLAPDWLVVPDDVNDLPTAVWPASAERSDDGALVIAGIPATSLAHTYGTPLLVLDEDEVRSRARAFRTAFDAAAAAHDTTAQVYYAGKAFLSTVVARWVVDEGLRVDVCTGGELEVALAAGVAASSLGFHGNNKSVTELTRAVEVGVGTIIVDSAIEIERLAAITARVGATQRVLVRVISGVHAETHDFLATAHEDQKFGFPLPEAEAAVARIREIPGLEFVGLHCHIGSQIFGVAGFRESAERVLELHAALLDEGPVPQLNLGGGFGIAYTSVDDPTPIETLAGEIVAAVAEGCAARGIAMPALSFEPGRAIVGTAGVTIYEVGTVKDVELGSGAGRRYISVDGGMSDNARPALYGAQFSARLASRLGVGAPQLSRVVGKHCESGDIVVDHEYLPDDVAPGDLLAVPATGAYCASLASNYNHVPRPPIVAVRDGRSTVIVRGETIADVLSRDAGISPAVTEHRSR; encoded by the coding sequence TTGCTCTCCCCTGTCGATTCGCTCGCCCCGGACTGGCTCGTCGTCCCCGACGACGTGAACGATCTCCCCACCGCCGTGTGGCCGGCATCCGCCGAGCGCAGCGACGACGGGGCGCTCGTGATCGCAGGCATCCCCGCCACGAGCCTCGCGCACACCTACGGAACTCCGCTGCTGGTGCTCGACGAAGACGAGGTGCGGTCCCGAGCGCGGGCGTTCCGCACCGCGTTCGATGCCGCCGCCGCTGCCCATGACACCACGGCTCAGGTCTACTACGCGGGAAAGGCGTTCCTCAGCACGGTCGTCGCTCGCTGGGTCGTCGATGAAGGGCTGCGCGTCGACGTGTGCACGGGCGGCGAGCTCGAGGTCGCTCTCGCCGCGGGCGTGGCCGCTTCGTCGCTCGGGTTCCACGGCAACAACAAGTCGGTGACCGAACTCACCAGGGCGGTCGAGGTCGGCGTCGGCACGATCATCGTCGACAGTGCGATCGAGATCGAGCGTCTCGCCGCGATCACAGCGCGCGTCGGTGCGACCCAGCGTGTGCTCGTGCGTGTGATCAGCGGAGTGCACGCCGAGACGCACGACTTTCTCGCCACCGCCCACGAAGACCAGAAGTTCGGATTCCCGCTGCCCGAAGCCGAGGCGGCCGTGGCGCGGATCCGCGAGATCCCCGGGCTCGAGTTCGTCGGGCTGCACTGCCACATCGGCTCGCAGATCTTCGGCGTCGCCGGCTTCCGCGAGTCCGCCGAGCGGGTGCTCGAACTCCACGCGGCGCTGCTGGACGAGGGCCCGGTGCCGCAGCTCAACCTCGGCGGCGGATTCGGCATCGCCTATACGAGCGTCGACGACCCCACTCCCATCGAGACGCTCGCAGGCGAGATCGTCGCGGCCGTGGCAGAGGGCTGCGCCGCGAGAGGGATCGCCATGCCCGCGCTCTCGTTCGAGCCGGGACGCGCGATCGTCGGCACCGCCGGGGTGACGATCTACGAGGTCGGCACCGTCAAGGACGTCGAGCTCGGTTCCGGAGCGGGACGCCGCTACATCAGCGTCGACGGCGGAATGAGCGACAACGCTCGCCCGGCGCTCTACGGGGCGCAGTTCTCGGCACGCCTCGCATCACGGCTCGGCGTCGGGGCTCCGCAGCTGAGTCGCGTGGTCGGCAAGCACTGCGAGTCGGGCGACATCGTCGTCGACCACGAGTACCTCCCCGACGACGTGGCGCCCGGCGACCTTCTCGCTGTTCCTGCCACGGGCGCGTACTGCGCGTCCCTCGCGAGCAACTACAACCACGTGCCTCGTCCGCCGATCGTGGCCGTGCGCGACGGACGATCCACGGTCATCGTGCGGGGCGAGACCATCGCCGACGTGCTGTCCCGGGATGCCGGCATCTCGCCGGCTGTGACCGAGCACCGAAGCCGCTGA